The sequence below is a genomic window from Coffea arabica cultivar ET-39 chromosome 4c, Coffea Arabica ET-39 HiFi, whole genome shotgun sequence.
TTATCTCAACACTCAcactttcacaaaattccatttttactccattttcttgctAGAAAACATCAACCCATCATCATTTAGCCTTCATCACATCTTTTTAACTGATTTGAATATAAGAAAAACAAGTTAAAATCGAGTTTTAAGAAATTTGGGACTAGGGTTTGTAGTTCTTAAATTCATCAATTGGAGATAAATTGGAGTAATTTTCATAGGGCTTTTTGCATAATCATCATCTCCAAACATCACTCTTTGCAATTGAGGTAAGTTTTTTCATCAAATCTTGGTATTTTAGAAATTGATATTTTTCAATTTCCTGAGTTTTCTGATATcttctaatttcaaatttttgatgatgtttattaaaatttttagcCTCCATTATGATTATTTAGGTTGTTTAAACATGTTTACACGTTCAAATGTAGCAAGTTGATGGATTATTAgttctttaaatttttaatttgctatatttggttaaaattaaaaaattagtttGGAATGTTGTTGAGTCATTTGTGATAGATGATTATGATTAAGAATGGTTAGTTGATGATGTTTTAGCATGTGCATTGGGAATAGAgagtgatttgatgaattttatgAGTTATTAGGATAATTTTTGCTTAACCATGTTTATAACTAAATGTGCATTGTTGTTGCTAATTAACGATTGCTATAATCATGATAAGTGCTAATTTCACTAATTGGGATATATTTGTTGCCTATTTTGATAAATTGGTGATTTTGacaatttttgacatttttaatATGTCATTTCTCATATGTCATAATAGTGGTCGTTTAAGTATGCTTATTTGATTTCTTATGATATGGAGATATGTCTTTGTGGTTATTTGCGTCAATTGGGATTCGTTAGTGCCAAGGTTATGAAATATGTATTAGTACATGTggataattgaattttttttaggtacTATAGCAAGAGGAAAGCAAGTTGTCTATTCATCTTCTAGTAGTGACAAAATGGAGGTGAGCGAGGATATcaaagaaagtgaagaaaagaGGTCACCTTCACCTCAATCGATGAGAAGACGACAAGGGGAGGGCACTTCTCGTAGTGCCGAAACTGCCGTCTTTGATAGTGGAAGTTCACTAGTCTTAGGAATTAAGAGTGACACGAGGTGCACGCTAATTTGGAGTTTCTCTTTGAGATGCATGCGAGTTCGGAAATTGAAGTGGTTTATCGTATCTCGGAGGTGTTTAATCAACTTGGTTGGGCGCCGATTCTCACTTTGCCGACTCACTACTACCCTGACTTGGTGTGCGAGTTCTACGTCAACATTGATAACAAAGCACATCACAGTGGCGAGATGGCGAAGTCATGGGTGCATGGGTGGCGTATTATTTTATCGCGGGAGCGTTTAGCCGTCATTTTGGGTTGTAACAACTAAGGTCAGGCGATCGACTTGAAGAAGGATTTCGTCGCACCAAATAGGCGGTGGAAACCATCGCACGCTATGAATAGGTTTTGTCTTGAGTACCAACCTTTTATATCTTCAAGGAAGGAGACAATGTTGACAAGTGTCTTCGAATTTCGCCATCGTTTCATTATCTATATGATGGCACACAATGTCATATCTAAAAAGACGGGTCATATGGAGGTCCGAAAAAGTGatatatattttcttgattatatgttTCATAATCGGGAGTCCTCCTACGCTTGAATTTTGTTGCTGAACATCATCATTAGCTACATAAGGTCTATGGCGAGGCAGCGGACTACTTCTGATAGCATCATGGTACGTGGGCACGCTAATGGTGGCACGAGTGGTCGAGGGGTTGAGGGGTGCATGCAAGCTCTAAACGGACCCATCACTAGGGCATGCGCAAAGAGACTTCGTGAGCAACTCAATGTACTTGTGCAGGCCTTACACAAGTCCTTTGAGGGATTCATACACTCTGGTGAAGGTAATCGAGGTCCGATATTGCGCATTGAAGCGGCACCCGAGATTTAGGGTTTTGCCAAACCCTAGCTTACCATTTTAGTAGTTTCCTTTATTTACGTGTTAGTTTGATTAGATTGAATAATTGGCTAAGTGCATGTTGCACATAGAATTGCCAAGGGTAAGATTGTCATTTTATTTGTCATTATATGTGAAGGTCGGCTCCTAGGAAGGAAAGCCTGCATGAAACCGGATCTGTCGAGGATTGAGGAAGTAGCTTTCTTTTCCGTTTCCTTCACTTGTTAGGGTCATACCAGCCCTTTAgttcattttcctttccttattagATTAGGTCTTGCTTGTATCCTATATAAGGAGCCATATTACATCAATAAAGGAGGTAGACATTTTATCATAAAAACTAGTGAGATAATTTTCTCTATAGCTTTCGAGCAtcccttgaacaacttagagttatactctagtgCTCTtgttggcttatcaattcaagaatcacacttgagttgtggcgccttctacacttgctTGATGTTTgctaattcgtttgattactggttgagataatatcaacaagttcgtagtcacaGGGATTAGAGGGGTCATAGGGTTTCCGCTGCTACCTTCCTTGGTCATTAACCACAAGTCCAACAACCGGTCTTGGGTCACGAATCTCCTCACCAACGAGATTCatatcagctggcatcagagctagttatTGGTAACATCGTTTCTTCCTCGTTTCATGATTGAATTTGTGTTTGTCTCGTTAGTTCAAAATCTGGTTGCACATTGCAATCTGTCAATGAGTCTCCATTGATTTCAAATTCTGGTCATCTTTGTTGAATCTTTATTGCTGTCATTTGAACTTCTGGAATTTCTGGGAGTTCATTGTGTCATGTTTGGTTTAGTTGTGTGTTGATTTTATTGTTTgttaacagaaaaaaaaaattctgcagcTTTTGAAGTTTCCAAATTCTGTTCGTGTTTCTTGTTGAGTTGTGGGTGTTGCTAAATCTGTTCTTGACCTGTCCCTTAGTTGTTCATTATCTAGGAAAGTAGTGGTACCTTGTTCTGGAATTTCGTAGGCAAACTTCACGATTTCTTGGAGTCCTTGAAGAGATTCTTGACGctttgaaatctggaaatttgtggCGTTCTTCCTGGAGttatttgctggaaattttgtgTTAGGTTTACAACTCTTGATCGTTAAAGGTTGACCTATACCTGGAGTTAAACCTTGACCACCTCGTTTTGGAACCAAAAGCTAGCCTATACGATTGTAAAAACCTCCAACAACAGACCGCAACCAAACTCAGCCAGACCTGGGAAATTTTGGGTAACCACGCCTGCGTTCATCCGAAGTTACtgttgtacaaaaaaaaaaagaaataaacacaacaagcaaatttcgaaacaaaagaGTCTTGAATACTGTTATTGAATTGGGGAACTCAAACAAGAAGCTAGAGCTCGGTTGGGAATCAATTGCCGATTACATTGAGCCTAGTCtacattcaaaaattttgatctaCAACTTCTTGAGATCCTTGAACCTTGAAAACTTGTAGCTTGCATTTCTTGAACAGTTTCTGATACTCTCGAGCATCTATGAAGGGTCTTCGAGGAGTTCTTGAACTTTTCTTGGGAGGTTCTTGGTTAACCCGAAGGGGGGGGGAGCCCGTGGGGGGACTTGACTGACATCATGATTTTGCGACTCCATCCGGCTTGTTGTTCTTGCTTCTTGAGAGTTGAGCAGCCAGCGAGAGCCAATTTAATTCATCCAACACCCCAGCCTTTGTGCACTTCCAGAACACCTGGGAAGAGGGAACCATTCGGCTGAGcaactagaaaagaaaaaggaaacagcCGCTGCCAGACTTCCAAACCCAACTGGTTTCTAAAACCAAAAAGATTTCCAAAACAAGACCAAGTGGCCTTCCAAGTCACTTTGTTCCCTATTTTGTAGCTGACCCTTGCCTAGAATTGCTCCTAGGTTGTATTCGCACCTCTGCAAAAAGGAAAACTAGCACCTTGAGTCGGCTAGAACAGGAGTAAACTGACCAAGAAATCCAGCAAAGCAAAAGGACCATTTTCCTTGTTGGTCAGGACCTTCGAGCGTCAATCTTAATTTTTTGTAGCTTTTGAGTCcattcttttccaatttttattcTTGAATATATTTTACCACTCCACTCTTAGTgtcctaattttgttttccaagaaaatctccACTCTTACGAACCTCAAATTATTGCGTAAACTTAATTTTTAAACTTAATTTGAGCACTTGAGGGAATTATAATTTTTTCAAGGTCTTGCAAGGGGTTGTGAGAAAATTTTGGAGAGCTCAATTGAGTGATGTGAATGACCATATCCGAGTGAGAGAGTATACACTTTAGGGGGAGAGTACAaaaatctttctttttctttctttttcctttgctaCTAACCATCGCAGGTACATTCGAGACTACATGTCTAGTGGAAACGAAGGAGCATCCCTACCTATGGACTTTGAAAATATGATGGAGCAAATGAAAAGGCGTTTCCAATGCATGTTAGAACCAATTCAAGATGAGTTGCCGCAAATCCGAGCATCTGGAACACCAAAAACTTCTATGTCCAAGCGAAGGCGAAGGGACGTGGAGGAGTTCGATGGTTccaataatgatgatgatgacaagAAACCTCGCATTCGACCAAGGCAAAGGAACCAAACGGGACCTACCGATGTGTTCAAGGGAATCAAAATGAAAATTCCTAAATTCAAAGGACGGTCCGATTCTGAGACCTTTCTCGAATGGTTGTCCAAgatcaaaatgattttttcttgcCAAAACTACACCGAGGTGCAAAAGATGTAGTTGGCAACCTTGAAATTCACTGAGTATGCTgtggtttggtgggaccaaatcAAGAAGTCAAGAAGGAGAAGTGGGCTACCTGAACTCATTCCATGGCCCGAGCTTTGAGCCATGATGCGCAACCGATTTGTTTCTGGATACTATACTAGGGATTTGTACCACCAATTACAAACCTTACTCCAAGGCAACCGGAGTGTGGATGAGTATCATAAGGAGATGGAGATCCTGATGCTTAAGGGCGGATGTGCAAGAGGATCCCGAAGCCACCATGTCTAGATTCTTGAACGGTTAAGACCCGATATTGCTGAACGAGTGGAACTTTAACACTATATGGAGTTGCATGAGCTTGTTGACAAGGCCATTAAGGTCGAACAatggctcaagaggaggggaactACTCGACCAAATTTTAGCAATACCACATACTCCACGAACCGTTCGTTCCAACCAAGGAATGATTTTCAGCCTTCACCAACTGCTCGTACACCAAAGCCGAGATTCGAAGGAGGTAAGGTGGGCAATTCTAATGGTGGGAAACCACCCTCTCCTATTCCAAAATTTGAGGAGCCTAGGGCACAAACTGGAGCTCGTGATACtcgatgcttcaaatgccaaggtagAGGCCATATCGCTAGTCAATGCCCCAACCAAAGGTCTATGATTATGCTACAAAATGGCAAGATTGTGAGCGAAGATGAAGCCGAGTACGACGGCATGCCACCACTTGAAGGAGGTAGTGATGGTGAGTCGCCAAATGAAGAGGAATTTAATGCACCCGATGGTCACTTTGGGACTGCATTGGTTGCAATGAGAGCATTAACTACACGTATTAAGGAGGAAGAGCTTCAACgggagaacattttctacaccaGGTGCTTCGTCAAGCAAGCACTTTGTAGTGTGATTATTGATAGTAGGAGCTGCACAAATGTAGCTAGTTCACTCATGGTGGACAACTTGAAATTGCCTACAAGGGATCACCTACGACCCTACAAACTCCAGTGGCTCAACAATTCTAGAGAGGTTTGAGTAACCAATCAGGTTCTTATATCCTTCCAAATTCATAAATATTATGATGATGTATTATGTGACATAGTTCCTAAGCAGGCTAGTCATATTGTACTAGGTAGGCCGTGGCAGTTTGACAGGCAGGTAACTTTTGATGGCGTGACTAACAAGTATAGCTTCTTGTACAATAGTAAGAAAGTCACCCTAGCCCCCCTTTCCCCAAAACAAGTGCATGAAGACCAATTGAAATTGCAACAGGAGTATGAGAAGTATTgtacaaaaaagaaagaaaatatgagCGCCGAAGcaaaaaaggagaggaaaaaggcTATAGATAGCTTGGCAAGTaaggtaaaatccgagggaaAACAAATGCTCCTGATAAAAGCCAAGAAAGTGAGAAAGTTAATGAGAGATGAGCAGCTGGTTCTTACGCTTGTTAGCAAAGAAGTAGCTCTGAATGTGCATGAACTTGATACTAACATACCTCTTGAGGTTGTGTCTCTTTTGCAGGAGTATGCTGACATCTTTCCCGAGGACGTGCCAAGTGGATTGCCACCACTTAGGAGCATTGAGCATCAGATTGATTTCATCCCTAGAGCTTCATTGCCAAATCGACCAACTTACAAGAGCAATCTGGAGGAGACTAAGGagttgcaaaggcaagtggatGAGTTGCTCGGCAAAGGATGGGCACATGAGAGTTTGACCCCGTGTGTTGTCCCAGTCATTTTAGTGCCCAAGAAAGATAGTATGTGGAGGATGTGTACCGACTATAGAGCTGTAAATGCCATCACGGTAAAGTATCGCCACCCTATACCTCGcttagatgatatgcttgatgagttACATGGGGCTGTGTTCTTTACCAAAATTAATCTCAAAAGTGGTTACCATCAAATTAGGATTAAAGAgagggatgaatggaaaactgccTTCAAAACTAAGTATGGATTCTATGAATGGTTAGTGATACCTTTTGagctaactaatgcacctagtacttTTATGAGATTAATGAATCATGTGCTGCATCCATTCTTGAGAAAATTTGTggtagtttactttgatgatatcctAATATATAGCAAGTCTTACGATGAACACCTTGAGCATATTACGGCGGTTATGGATGTACTTCGACGAGAGAAGCTTTATGCCAATCTCAAGAAGTGCAATTTCTGCactaatgagcttgtgtttctaGGATTTGTTATAAGTGCGCAGGGAATGAAGGTGGATGATCAAAAGGTGAAAACTATTCAAGAGTGGCCAACACCAAGGTCTATGGGTGATGTTTGAAGTTTCCATGGACTTGCTGGTTTCTATAGGAAATTCATGAGGGActttagcaccattgctgcaCCCTGACCGAATTGATCAAGAAGAATGAGAATTTTCACTGGGAAGAGTCCCAAGAAAGGCTTTTACCGCTTTAAAGCACAAACTCACACACACACCTGTACTTGCCTTACCTGATTTCTCTAAAACATTTGAGATCGATTGTGATGCTTCAGGTATTAGAGTTGGAGCTGTGTTGAACCAAGGTGGAAAGCCTattgcctactttagtgagaaactcaaTGGGGATGCACTGAATTACTCAACTTATGATAAAGAGTAGTATGCCCTCATTCAAGTACTACAAGTGTGGCAGCATTACTTAAGACCTAAGTAATTCGTGATACATACTGATCATAAGTCCCTTAAGTACCTTAAGGCCTAACACAACTTGAGCAAGAAGCATGCAAGGTGAATTGCATTCGTGGAGTCCTTTCCGTACGTTATTAAATACAAGGCTGGTAAGTCCAATGTGGTTGCGGATGCACTCTCATGAAGGTACTCTCTAATCACTTCTTTAGATGCTAAGTTGTTGGGATTTGAGCTAATTAAAGAACTCTATGCACAAGATAGTGACTTCAGTGAGCTATACATTTCTTGCAAACACACCAGGCAAggtaagttcttcattttcGATAGTTACTTATTTTGTGGCAATCGATTTTGCATCCCACATGGATCAATCAGTGAGCTTTTGGTAAGGGAATCCCATTCGGGTGGACTTATGGGACATTTTGAGGTTGATAAAACTCTTGCCATGCTGCAGGAACACTTTTACTGGCCGCACATGAGGAGAGATGTTGCACGGGTGGTGGAGCGCTGCTTTGCGTGTAAGAAAGCTAAATCGAAGGTACATTCTTATGGCCTTTACACCCCATTACCTATTTCTAGTACACCATGGGTTgatatttctatgaattttataCTTGGTTTGTCTAGATCCAATTATGGCCATGACTCCATCTATGTGGTAGtcgatagattctctaagatggcacacttcattgcttgtcataaaacagatgatgcatctCACATTGCTAACTTGTTCTTTAAAGAGATTGTGAGATTGCATGGCATACCTAGGGTCATTGTATCTGATAGAGATGTCAAATTCCTGAACTATTTTTGGAAGACACTCTGGTCTAAGCTAGGCACCAAATTGCTTTTCTCTACTGCTAGTCACCCCCAAACTGATGGTCAAATTGAGGTAGTGAATCGTACATTAGGTACCTTGTTGCGTGCcatcataaaaaaaatttgaaatcttgggaagagtgtttacctcatgttgagtttgcttaTAATAGAGCTATCCATTCTTAAATGGTTTCTCTCCATTTGAATGTGTTTATGGTTTTAATCCGCTAACACCTCTTGATCTAGTGCCATTACCCAGTAATGAGTGCGCACACTTGGATGGTAAGAAACGTACAGATTTTGTTAAGCAACTTCATGAGAAAGTCAGGGCCAACATTGAGAGGAGAACTGTTTAACATGTCAAGCAAGCTAACAAAGGTCGCCAAAAGCTGACTTTTGAACCTGGCAATTGGGTGTGGTTGCATATGCACAAGGAACATTTTCCTGCTCAAAGGCGAAATAAACTACAACCATGGGGTGGTGGACCTTTTCAAGTGTTGGaacgcatcaatgacaatgcttacaaacttGATCTTCCTGGTGAGTACGGAGTTAGTGCTACGTTTAATGTTTCTTAGCTCCTTTTGCTGCAGATGGTGCTTTTCAGTTgtgggcaaatccttctcaagaggaggggatgtgacgaccccatttctcccaagggcgagcccaagggtatcggcgggccgcctgcctagctcgcgccaggactcaaaacttaaagcaataaaactaaataaaaacaaaagagtACTTATTTACATCTCCCAACAGTATCTGACCATCCACTATTACATTCTTATAACTATAACCAAAAgtaaaaggtagaccctaaagagggtccttatacaaccCACCAAAACTAATACAAACattctaattgtccaactattacaagcaaacttaactacactagtataagtgccaaaatccccgcgtcggcccctgctaaggaaaacaaaagaaaaggggtaagctaaaagcttagtcagtaaacaggggcgaaagcataaatttcacgtaacaacagttatacagtaagagtaaagcagaagcagaaaagtaacatcacataataaggatacaggtggctccaaagccaattcatatgccatgcgtgatctcctgccgacactccgtcgaccacactcaatggtccgtagaacttcacttgtacacccaccgacaccttatcaccctcactggccagtcacctcacaaacttgcccgggcgaacgaaatcacaaacttgagcttgagtcacaagctcgggtcacaaacttggtcaccttctcggtgaaccggattcacaaaattggttcataacatgaacctacaaacttggtgacctcagactatgttggactgacttcgaccaagccctaaccggctcgaatagtccaaacaggtcttagatcgggcccacgaactcacaaactttgcaaacttcacaaactttactcgaaagtcgccccgagccacaagctcaagggttttggttccaaaaggttcatatacatatgccaagtacaattatacattcaaattagggtttaggtcgagagcgataaagtacaccctcgcctaagtacccttttcacatatctcaaacacatagcaaagaaaacacaccaaactggcctgaatacttacacagaaactgaaatagcaaaagtacgaagtcggatcgaaatgaacagctagtaatgggccccaccagttccgcccagctcaccaccgtctgaaatagaagattgtgtcacataatatcgcaaatggctactatcgtgcctaaaacaagcaaaacggcaaaaacgacacgcgcgcacgtaaatatgacgaacggaaacggaaacggccgttagcggaaacggcagacttgacactcatttctagtttactcataagttgagctacgaatatcggattaaggcgtatgagattcCATAttgaagcttaaaggatgaacaacaactgttatgaagacatccagaactgaaacaggaggtttcagtcccaaatgaaccaaacacaatcacttacgaaatctggccaatgcacaaatggtcagttttgagtgcaaactgttttctatgctacacatggtcaaaagagctgaaaattggcagttagatggttaattccaaatggaacaactttcatgaaggtcggcaatccaaatccggaacgaaaattggtcatcaggaccaaaacagatctgaccagaaaatggtcattttcacgggcaagccttgtttgctcggctatatctcaggtttcataaatccgattcatgaaattccaagggcgttagaaagctctgatatagggctataagtttggtgttttggtcgcaagcccaaaaagcttgtaacccagtcaaatgtgaagccaaagttccagtcgtaaactgtccggatataagaacagTCCTGACATGaattcttatttcgatcataactagagctacgggactcggattttgacgcactttatagcatttcgaagctgtgaccaagatttacatttcttatgacagagtcgacacccagatcgtactctatcaaaatcgaaaaaagtcacggtcagaaactttccaaaaacgtaacagaatttgacggtcaaaacaggtctgagtatttcgtttatagctcaggatatactaatccgtttaacctcaaaatttacaggaatatccaggacttaaggggctacaatgttgaagaaggaaactttgtccaattttgaatgtaacaaggtcaaaaatgcaagacactataccagaatcgcaaaacaggatcacaaaccgtattctagtacaaacatcataactcagcctacacaagtccaaatccagaaattccaaagccatccgaaagcttagaaatagggatacatttcattagaagaccataacaactaattctgaagcaataccagccaaaacaaccaattacaagtgcagttttcacattctgatcaacccagaacagcaacagtaaaatcgacatatctcactctacactactccaaatgacctgaaattttacaggcgcctcaaacacatcaatacctaaaactttcatgttttaagcaaaggccaattcggcctctaaccatatgatccaaaaccggacagaaaagggggttatgaaaccctaacttttcacatttcattccaaacccaaaattggttgcaatttcctatcaaacacacctacttgagtcattacccctcattatcaaccatcataaataaccacaacaccatgatcacattaaaccagaaaattcctcaaaaaataaaaacttcaccaattcatttcaaatcaagaaataaatcacacattccatcactttagccaccactaagcacaaattaaacatcattaggtgtaggaggatgttcaatcatcacttacctagtatacaagagaagaggagttgtagaccaccttagctcttccaaaaacttcaccaaactcaccactaacaccaaatggaaaggttgtatggagtagaaactagtttaggcaattggtttggatgatttgagctagtggaaagcttgaagattgaagaggtttttccttctttgttagagagagagggccggctatggaggagaagaaatgagtgaattttttagtgaattttggagatatttactcaatttggtcaaaagtcaaaaacatgaatagtaaatcataagtCATGTCCAAtgagatggtgacacttgtcacctcttaaatgcattcctatccctttcttttcctctcacatcaatcaaatttcactctctacttatctcttaacacccgataaatttcacacagtatccggaatttaacctaattggccgaatttttccgaactttcagcactagtgggtcccacatccgatatacgttcttattttctcaaaatctaaccgatactagaaaaatcatctaaaaattatatttactcataaaaattatctggagaaCTTTTCTAATGAAGAAAATATGGAAAGAGgtgggcgataaataaaactccacttaagctttctaatatagtaacactagaggtttgctaatcattcaaacttactaaacctttgtaattaaaacaaatcctatatttacctatgtcaaggcacacactagaataccgaatataaattatagtttgaaccttataatcatactacgtaaactaggattttcaagctcaaccgaattagggtttccttcctagccataaaaccctgatttttttctataccgaatatcaaataaccctaatatcgacttacgaatggactggggcctcacaatctcccccacttaggacaatttcgtcatcgaaattaattcgttggtcaaagcgtaccttcaaaacctgcCGAAGGGTCAATTGCCTCCTGTTCCTTGGGGATTTGCCATGCGTTCTAACAGATCGGGcatccgctggatggctgtagctattTGATCCGGCCCGTTTCCATTATTTCCTTCAGAGCCTTGTCCTAGCCCTCTAGCTCCACTTGGACCACCGGAGTCCATCTATtgtacaagtctataattcgGAACAATACGTATACTTATTGTCCAGACTATGAGTAAAAGAAGAGACACAAAACTTACGCACAAaaggcacacaaaagataagttcaaaattctattcaaatatatacacgtatttacaaagtcacaccaaaagatttacacattacccgacctccagtcggtacaaaacccaatatacacgagcactccggctccaaaaatctagttAATCGGCCAAGTAACAAAAGGAATTAGCCGAATTAGTTCCaacaaaagtcatacactagctaaacaaaagtacaaaagcgaccctaatcgcctcccctagggcccaggttcccaacggaacatAACGTGTCAACCTCGTCCATCCTCTCTGGACCGGTGGCCCGtggcggtgcctctgcggctAGATCTAGTAGGAGCTCGCAGTCGACAGACATACTCAGAGCCCtatccctcagctgcctcttcatagcgaagaggtgctggtgtgtgtcctgaagctgacggtgcaaagcgtccgtcctctccctctcctctcggagacccTGCTCCAAGTCCCTAATACGCATCGCCTGCCCAAGGCCAACCTCTCTAGCCTCGTCTAGCTGTCTAAGCAGGCTGCGTCGCTCGTCGTCCACAGCCAGGACGACCTCGTCAGGATAACAGTATGTGTACCAACATCCACAAGGTCGGTGCGCCACCTGACCAAAAGGGGAGTATAGTATATATGGCTCTCCAAGTCTCTGccgatagcggatcgcccgcttacgcaacACTCGATCCTCTACGCCTCTCGAACTCGGAAATCTCGGTCCCACgccactgggtcccgcaccactcGAACTGCCCGGATatatacctacaaaacattaagtctgtagacaccaaattttgaataattttatatagcatctatttcatgatttttattttagattgcttg
It includes:
- the LOC113739161 gene encoding uncharacterized protein is translated as MELHELVDKAIKVEQWLKRRGTTRPNFSNTTYSTNRSFQPRNDFQPSPTARTPKPRFEGGKVGNSNGGKPPSPIPKFEEPRAQTGARDTRCFKCQGRGHIASQCPNQRSMIMLQNGKIVSEDEAEYDGMPPLEGGSDGESPNEEEFNAPDGHFGTALVAMRALTTRIKEEELQRENIFYTRCFVKQALCSVIIDSRSCTNVASSLMVDNLKLPTRDHLRPYKLQWLNNSREASHIVLGRPWQFDRQVTFDGVTNKYSFLYNSKKVTLAPLSPKQVHEDQLKLQQEYEKYCTKKKENMSAEAKKERKKAIDSLASKVKSEGKQMLLIKAKKVRKLMRDEQLVLTLVSKEVALNVHELDTNIPLEVVSLLQEYADIFPEDVPSGLPPLRSIEHQIDFIPRASLPNRPTYKSNLEETKELQRQVDELLGKGWAHESLTPCVVPVILVPKKDSMWRMCTDYRAVNAITVKYRHPIPRLDDMLDELHGAVFFTKINLKSGYHQIRIKERDEWKTAFKTKYGFYEWLVIPFELTNAPSTFMRLMNHVLHPFLRKFVVVYFDDILIYSKSYDEHLEHITAVMDVLRREKLYANLKKCNFCTNELVFLGFVISAQGMKVDDQKVKTIQEWPTPRSMGIRVGAVLNQGGKPIAYFSEKLNGDALNYSTYDKEYSLITSLDAKLLGFELIKELYAQDSDFSELYISCKHTRQGTLLLAAHEERCCTGGGALLCV